The window GCTGGGAGGGGCCGGGAGCTGGTGCTGAGCAGAGAGAGCTGGGCTCTGGGCTGATTCATTGCCCTCAGCCTGCCCTTATATCGAGTTACCGGAGTGATTGGCGGCGCCAGGCGGGCGGCTGGAAGGATGTCCCTTCCTTGGGGTGGAGGGAGAATCAGTGAGCGGTAGCCGGGcggagcgagtgtgagagagccGGGAGGAAGGAGGCAGcagctctgtgtgagtgtgtgtgagagagagagagagaagggggggccGGGGCGGTGTGTCTGATGGGCcggagatgttggccaggaaagGCCTGGTGCCCGAGGAGTATGTGCTGCGGCTGGTGGAGGACGTGTCGAGGCCCCGGTACCGGGCCCGGGAGCGCAAGGTGCGCTTCGTGGCCAAGAACGGCGCGTGCAACGTGGCGCACACCAACATCCGAGAGCAGGGCCGCTTCCTGCAGGACGTCTTCACCACCCTGGTGGACCTCAAGTGGAGGCACACGCTGCTGATCTTCACCATGTCGTTCCTGTGCAGCTGGCTGCTCTTCGCCATGATCTGGTGGCTGATCGCCTTCGCGCACGGCGACCTGCACCGGCCCCGGGACGGCGGCCCGGTGCCGTGCGTGACCAGCCTGCACTCGTTCACCTCGGCGTTCCTGTTCTCCATCGAGGTGCAGGTCACCATCGGCTTCGGGGGCCGCATGATCACCGAGGAGTGCCCGGCCGCCATCACCGTGCTGCTGGCGCAGAACATCGTCGGCCTGGTCATCAACGCCATCATGCTGGGCTGCATCTTCATGAAGACCTCGCAGGCGCACCGCCGCGCCGAGACGCTCATCTTCAGCCGCCACGCGGTGGTGTCGCCGCGCAACGGCCGCCTGTGCTTCATGTGCCGCGTGGGCGACCTGCGCAAGAGCATGATCATCGGCGCGACGGTGCGCCTGCAGCTGGTCCGCCAGACCGCCACCGCCGAGGGCGAGGTGCTGCCGCTCGACCAGGTCGACGTCGAGGTGGACAACCCGGTGGGCGGCGGCGGCATCTTCCTGGTGGCGCCGCTCATCATCGCGCACGTGATCGCGCCCGGCAGCCCGCTGTACCCGCTGCGCGCCGCCGACCTGCAGCGCCGCCATTTCGAGGTCGTCGTCATCCTCGAGGGGGTGGTGGAGACCACCGGCATCACCACGCAGGCGCGCACCTCCTACCTCTCCGACGAGATCCTGTGGGGCCGCCGCTTCGTCGCCGTGGTCGGCCACGAGGACGGCCGCTACTCGGTCGACTACTCCAAGTTCGGCAACACCGTGCCGGTGCCCATGCCCGAAGACGACGCCCAGGCCGCGCCGCACGCCGCCACCTTCGACATCTTCCCGCCGGCCCGCAGGAGGAAGCTCACGGGGCCGCACCGCAACCACTCCGACACCGGGGATGAGGAGGAGCAGGGAAGCAGCGACAGGCCATGAAGCACAcaggcaggcagggacagctcCCCAAACCCAAGGGAACCTGGCACCGTAATATTTATATATTACATATTTATTtgcctatatatatataaatataatcTTTTGTGGCGCGGCCGATTGTTCGTTTTTAAAAGTAATTCTCTACAGCAATAAGGCACTTTGAAATCAGTATCTCGGGCAGGTTCCCCCTGGTGCTGAAGTTAACAGTCCCTCGGAGTTTTGCAAAGAGAgactggatgggtttttgcaccAGACAGCAACAGCGCGCCTCAACTTCAGGAGAACGCAGAGCCCCCGATAGACTCAGTCAGCTTTCGCTGCAATACTGTCACCGCTGTATAGTCATGCAGGTTGCCGAATCGAAGAGCAGATGAGTCAGCCTGTGTGTGACCCCCTTTCCCGATGGAAACCCAACCAGCCCGACAactataggcaaaagtgaggactgcagatgcaggaaaccagagttgagattagagtggtgctggaaaagcacagcagttcaggcagcatccgaggagcaggaaaatcgacatttcgggcaaaagcccttcatcaggaatagagcaatTATAGGGTCTAATCATCCCCACCCTAAGGCACTGAAGCATTACATTTTTCACGTGTGTCTCCAACTAATAGACGGCCGAGTTCGATGCAAACGGAAGGGACATCTTTCCCTGTATTTCTGTTTTGACAGCTGAGTTAAAGAGCAGCGGTAAGGTTCTCTCTGAGTAGCAGTTTTCCTCAGACCTTTTGATTTTACAACCCCGTTGCGATGGGAATGGGCACGTTGCATGAATAGCACCTTCCCGACCATTCTCATTTCAACCTCTGCATCTACTCGATTAGAATGCAAAATAAATGTAAAACTGGGTGAGGGTGAATTCGATGCCGTGTTGATAAAACTCCACTGGTAACTTCTCCTAGATATATCGTTAAATTGAATGACATTGATGTAACGCTAGCAGGTATGAAGACCTGATAAACACATTAATTTAGGGAAAAGAAAGGTAAATGGACGAAAGAAAAAAAGACAACTGAAATATTAGTCAGTGGAATACGTTTTCCATTAATCCTTTCCTCGGTTCAAACAATAGAGAAAGCCGAAACAATCTGATTGTTGGACACAACATTGGCGATTTGTAAAATCTACCTTTTTTTCAGttgattagagagagagagagagttggtttttaaaaaatctaaagaAAAACCTTTCTGCGTTATGGGATGGAGGGATTCGGGGAGTGGGGAGGGTGTTAGGTAGAAAGTGGTGCCCGAGCCTCAGAGAATTGAATGTTACGGGGTCATTCCTTCAATTCTTTCAATGTAATAAGATAATTAGAAGAAACTCATCGACGTTCATATCGTTTTTGGTGATACTGCCTCTTCGGGGATATATGAtatgttagcgagttttgagaagatatcTTCCGGGCCAGGTGGAACTCGAGCTGGGCTTTTCTGCcattagggacactaccactacgcTGCGGGTCCCATTACATGATTACTATATTTGTTAGTTTTGTTTTATAATCGGCCGTAAGTTTCAGGGCTCAAGTTGACCAAGTCACTGAGCCCACATACTTTGGGAGCCATTTCCCTGATTCTTGAAACGGGTACAGAAGCGAAGAATTGAGTGCAAGTCAGGGCGTACACAACAGCGATTAAACTTGATGTATGTTTTCGGAGATCAGAATGACGGCGATGCTTCCTAGTCCCATCGACACTCTCAAATATTGTAAGTAAGCCTTGCGAATTTAGCTCTGGAGCCAAATTATCTAAACTGCGCCCATTTGGGAGGAGAAGTGTATCATAAAACAAAGCAAGCTAAGCCAAGTGCAGTACCCCAAGTTCAGATACAATCAGAAGATTTGCAACTAAAATCGTTCATACAAGGACGACTTTCCAGCAGAAACCAAACTACAGATGGAAAGGGTACCATTATGACGCAGTATTACcggcaatttttgttttggagCAATGTAAACATGATAGCTCAACTTCAAAGCCCAATTATGAAGCTCCTGAAAGATAATTTAATTTCTGTATTTGATATTGCATTGAACTTAATACTAGTGTTTTCTCAAATCTGGCATAAAAGTGTATATGTCTCTGATCATTTAGCACTTTTAGGAAAAACTTGGAGTAAATACGCCACAGCATTTATGtttttaaatgagaaaatggaCAAAATTGTGGAATTTAATTGCTCAAGTTCTGCAAATGAAACTGGAATTTAATTATATTTGACTAGTTAGCATTAACTACAAGTATCGAGTTGTAATTTAAAAgtgtatgtttttttaaaaaaaatgttgattgtAAGGGCATTATGTATAACTTGGTCGGAATTAAAACCATTGGAAGATTAAGAAACCATCCAGAAAATCGTAATTTCATATCACGTGTAAACATTTGACAACATGACAGTTAAGAATCCTACATTAAGAAACACATTCTGAAAATCTGAGCAGACTTTGTACCAAGCCAGTTGGACACGGGCGctccagagagaaaaataatCGCCGCCCATATTAAAATCAGAACAGCCTTTTTGAAAGAAAAGCTTTTGTGCTACCTTAAAAAAAATCCGAAGTCATTTTATTATTTACAGTACATCATTCGCAATCCACAGTACTACGTTTTTCACTTGGGTGCATTGGTGAAGTCAATGGTTTATTACTCAACAGAACACAGCTAGGGTTAATTTTCGTTAAATCTTTAAGACTCCAGTCATTTCATGTTAGCTACAATACTTTGCCTAAtatccattttgttttctttccagtAGTTGCGTTAGAACTTCGATCGATTTTGTAACCATAATCTTATCGCATGCATTTGGTCTATAATACGTTTCACTCCGGTACCACTACGTTTGTGCTTGTATCAGTTTGCTTGAACAAAAAACTAAACATTAAACAGTCTAAGTGTTCGTTGTGACTGTGGACTCAAAACATCTGCTAAATCGAGGCAAACCTTTGAATGTACACATTGCAAATTTGCCGATCTGACAGCCAGTCTATAAGAAGGAAACAAAAGCAAATTTTCTACCTGTGGAAAAAAAATTATCATTTATATTTACCAATAAAATGGCCAAAGTATCCCAAATAATTCGCGATTTTTGTTATTACCCTTCAGAATTGCCGTAATCCTCAGAAATAAAATGGTTTCACAACCTTTGATTTTGTTGCTTGCAATTTAAAATTTCTCTTTCCTCACTCACATTATGTTAAAACTAACGGATTCAAAGTGCAAGCGGGAGGACATGACGTCCGAAATTGCCAATCTCTGTTGGAGTCTTTGGAGTTGCTCTCGTTAGAAGTGCATGGCGCCCTCTATTGTTTTGCGAGCTGAatacatacattaaaaaaaattcaatttgcaATGTGTAATTCAAGGGTAAATTCCACTGTTTAGTAATGTGTAAAAGTACCTTAGTTTTTTACATGAACATGTAAATACGATAGTGTAAAATTTCCCCAATAATCCTCCACTCTCAAGCAGAGATTGCAGATTCCGTGTCTGTGGGGGAGTTTGTGCAACGGCAAACAAGTCAGTtacagaatccctaaagtgtggaaacaggtccttcggccgaacaagtccatgcggactctctgaagagtaactacCCTGACCCATTCTCCTCCCCTataatcctacatttacccctgactaatgcacctaatctacacatccctgaacaatttagtgcagccaatcctcctaacctgcacatctttggacctgcacatctttgggttacAAAGAGGAACACCCCAGGTCTATTCATATACCAAAAGAAATGCAGACTTAAAATAATCTCACCATGGAGCTACTTACAGCTATCCATCTGTCGAAAGGGGCCCTCGCTAGCTTTATTCACATTGTGTATTAGTCTGTACACTCTaaaaatcccatcatggcaattAATGAAGCAAACAATACAGGTGTTTCATTGGAACATTGTAATGCTCAGCATTTTTTCTGATCTAAGAAGGTCAGAAAGAAATCCAAGTTTATTACACATTGTAATAATTTGGTCACTACCAGATGTAAGAAGTGAATTAACAAGAGTTTCAGCAGAAAATAAGCTAAGGTAGGGGCAAAGTCAAgtaaggttacagagatagaaataAGATTTCTTTGTAATTGTTCAGTTACGTTTTCAGAAGCTGATTTTGGTACCAAGTATGACTTAAAGTTATGAACTGTCTGGTTCAGCATCAAACAATTGTCAAGAAGAAGGATAAAGGTTGATGGCTAGGCTATTGAGTATATGacagaaacaaataaaaaatGGCTTTGGCACCTCTTTTATAGTTAATGGATTAAAATTTCTGTTCATCCATTATGGAATGTAGAATTGTCAGGATGACCATTTAAAGTTAGTGCGGAGATGTTGCAACATGGTGGCATGGTAGAGTTGTGTGTTATCAGCATACATGTGGAAATTGATCCAGCACTTTCAGGTGGTGTTGCAAAAGGACAGTTTGCAAATGAGAAATAGACTTAAAGGAACAATGATGCAGCAGAGGAAGATGATTTTCTGGCTGTCAATGGTGAGAGATCACCTGGCTGGATGACAAGAGGACAGAGAATGGTTTTGTGGTCAACTGTCAAAGGCTGAAGATGGGTTGCAAATAAATAAAGAAGATTAGTTTATTATGGTCATAGATACAAAGCAACTTTCATTATATCAGATTAATGAATGTTGACCACTGAAATGGACAAGTTGTTAATCGAATCAAGAATGCACAACATAGAATTCGTACTTAGTGTCTGCAGTGATTAAGTTGTTAAGACTCTTGCCTGAATCAGAAGCttgcaagttcaaatcccacttcagaAACTCAACAATAATCTAGGCTGGCATTCAAATGCAGGATTGACAGGCTGCTGCAATGTCAGTGATGTTATTGTTCAGAAGACATGATAAAGTGCAGTGCTGACTTCCCTCCAAGATGGATGTAAAATCTGATTATTCTTTCAAAGAGTATGAGGGTGATCTTTGAGATCTGAGTTAATATTTATCCCTGAATCAATATAACTGAAGAATAGATGATGAGGTCATCATCACGGTCCTTTTTTGTGATCCTGCTGTGTACAAAAAACTGCTGTGTTGCCTAAATTAGACCAATGATGACACTTTGTTGGCTGTAAATTGCTTTGAGATCATAAAAGGagctaaataaatgcattttttttctttcgcAGAGGCATCAAACCTAACTCATACACAAAGATGCATTTTTTCAATGATTTATTTATCTGTAACTTTTGAATCAGGACTATTTGCCAAGAGTAAAGTGATTAAAGACAATTATAGATTATTATAAAGAGATCATAAACACCTAACTATACATATCATAATATCTCAGCACTAGTTCTGTGTGGAAAAATAGATTACTGCCTTTGTTAATTTTTAAAGCTTAATATTTTGTAATGCTCAAAAAATGTAAGAAGTTAACCCCTAAGATTATATAAATGTTTTCTTGGAAATTCAACGGTAATATTCTTTACAAGTGAGCTGACTGTAGAGGTCTCCCCAGGGCAATTATATATTCAAATGTCAATTGGATGGAGCTTTCATATTACCAGAAATTGATGtcatttaatttgaataaatattaTATGTTCTAATAAAATTATTAACGGTATATCGTTTGTTTCTTTGGTTGCGATGTCTATTATCTACCTGGATATGATCAAATGACAAGGCCCCAAGTTGGGATAATTTCTTTGGCAGCAATTTGCAAGCTTATCAAAAGTGGTCAAAGTCACTGATTGACCTGAATCCTGTGCATTT is drawn from Hemiscyllium ocellatum isolate sHemOce1 chromosome 18, sHemOce1.pat.X.cur, whole genome shotgun sequence and contains these coding sequences:
- the LOC132824421 gene encoding ATP-sensitive inward rectifier potassium channel 11-like, with translation MLARKGLVPEEYVLRLVEDVSRPRYRARERKVRFVAKNGACNVAHTNIREQGRFLQDVFTTLVDLKWRHTLLIFTMSFLCSWLLFAMIWWLIAFAHGDLHRPRDGGPVPCVTSLHSFTSAFLFSIEVQVTIGFGGRMITEECPAAITVLLAQNIVGLVINAIMLGCIFMKTSQAHRRAETLIFSRHAVVSPRNGRLCFMCRVGDLRKSMIIGATVRLQLVRQTATAEGEVLPLDQVDVEVDNPVGGGGIFLVAPLIIAHVIAPGSPLYPLRAADLQRRHFEVVVILEGVVETTGITTQARTSYLSDEILWGRRFVAVVGHEDGRYSVDYSKFGNTVPVPMPEDDAQAAPHAATFDIFPPARRRKLTGPHRNHSDTGDEEEQGSSDRP